agtagCAGGAGTGACGTACAGttggggatacagtgatggagaggagaTAGATGGGGAGGAGACtgtgagtaggggaggtggatgagacgggtcaatcccagaggaagcactccatgacattacagtgggggcaggtgaaggggaggtgtagatgatggtggtagttggggcgTCCATTACTGCAGGCAACAGcgaacaccgagagacggcggcagcggcggtggcagaagcggcgagcaccgagagccggtgacagaagaagcggcgagcaccgagagacggcggcagaagaagcggcgagcaccgagagacggcggcagaagaagcggccagcaccgagagacggcggcagaagaagcggcgagcaccgagagacggcggcagaagaagcggcgagcaccgagatacggcggcagaagaagcggcgagcaccgagagacggcggcagaagaagcggccagcaccgagagacggcggcagaagaagcggcgagcaccgagagacggcggcagaagaagcggccagcaccgagagacggcggcagaagaagcggcgagcaccgagagacggcggcagaagaagcggcgagcaccgagatacggcggcagaagaagcggcgagcaccgagagacggcggcagaagaagcggcgagcaccgagagacggcggcagaagaagcggcgagcaccgagagacggcggcagaagacgcggcgagcaccgagagacggcggcagaagaagcggcgagcaccgagagacggcggcagaagaagcggcgagcaccgagagacggcggcagaagaagcggcgagcaccgagagacggcggtagaagaagcggcgagcaccgagagacgac
The Schistocerca gregaria isolate iqSchGreg1 chromosome 1, iqSchGreg1.2, whole genome shotgun sequence genome window above contains:
- the LOC126343066 gene encoding uncharacterized protein LOC126343066, whose amino-acid sequence is MPSTYGSDLQMGTLRVFKYELLQQRTPRDGGSGGGRSGEHREPVTEEAASTERRRQKKRRAPRDGGRRSGQHRETAAEEAASTERRRQKKRRAPRYGGRRSGEHRETAAEEAASTERRRQKKRRAPRDGGRRSGQHRETAAEEAASTERRRQKKRRAPRYGGRRSGEHRETAAEEAASTERRRQKKRRAPRDGGRRRGEHRETAAEEAASTERRRQKKRRAPRDGGRRSGEHRETAVEEAASTERRPGGSGGGKHWAAVVAAVAGSSDGVQTGNNTTGTAGALPRRRYPLRVAQAVRVLNEEVAAVDCLPQHHYTHQQ